The Streptococcus oralis DNA window GCCGCAATGTCCGCCCGCATCCGTTGGCCAAGTGAAAGAGTCCGCACGGGGTCTTTGATAAATTCCTTCAAATCCAAGACTTCATTCAAAAAGTCCATGCGCTTGTGAAAGAGCGAGTCCGGCACATCGTAAATTTCTTTTAAGACCGTGTAGGTCTCTTGCAGAGCCAAATCCCACCATAGCTGGGTGCGTTGTCCAAAGACCACACCAATATCCTTAACATAATCCTGACGATTGTCCTGCGGAATCTTGCCGTTAATCCGACAAAAACCAGATGTCGGTTTTAAAATCCCTGTCAGCATTTTGATGGTTGTTGACTTCCCAGCTCCATTGGCCCCGATAAAGCCCAAAATTTGGCCTTTTGGAACTTCAAAGGTCAAATCCTTGACCGCTTCAAAGGTCTGCTTTTCAGGATGAATAAAGGAGCGCAAAGCCCCTTTTAACCCCGGCTCCTTTACTGTCTTCACAAAATTTTTCTGAAGATGTTCCACTTCTATCATTGCCATATCTATCTCCCTATCGCAAGGAATAGCAACATTGTATTTTTGACTACAAAAATTCTAAATCCTTACTTTCTAAACCCTCTACATTTTATTATTACAGAAGGCTTTATACCAACCTATTATAGTCCAATAAAAAATGGAATGCAAGCGTTTGCCCAAAGTTTATGGAATTGAAAATTTTTCTCTTAAAGTGATATTTTTATACTCAATGAGAATCAAAGAGCAAACTAGGAAGCTAACCGCAGGCTGTACTTGAGTAAGGCAAGGTGAAGCTGACGTAGTTTGAATTTAATTTTCGAAGAGTATTAGTCCAAAATTCTGGCTTAATAGTCTCCTTAAAACACCAAAAAAACCTGCCTGATGGGCAGGTTACGTATGTATTGTTCAGCTAGATTATGCTTTACCTTCTGAACATAAATCATTTATTTACTATACTTCCTCATACAATAAAAAGAGCTATATTCAGGTATTCTTCTACCCACACTGTATTAGAAATATGCTTCATTATTCCCTTTAGTTCTTAAAAAAGTTTGGCAAAATAGGGGCAAAATCTTAAGTTGAATTTGCCACAAAACATATGAGCTAATATGGTAGAGAGTTATCCTAATATATACAATACACCACGATCATTATATTAATTTTTGTAGTACTACAATACTAGAATAATATGAAAAAATTTTTCTATAATTGATGGAGAAAGAAAATATGTTTCCTATAGTACATGATCAGTTTTCAGACAACAAAAACTTCTTTTTACTATCTATTCCTCTATCAGTTTACTTTACTTCATTATTACCTTAGAATAAATAGATATTTTCATTTTCCAATATTACTTTAATACTGCTTAATTCTTTTTCAATTTTATGTTTATTATCTTCTTTAAAATCATAAAGCGAGGCCGATCTATTATCATAACTACATAATAGCAATCTGACAACAAAATATCTATCTAAGCTAAAATTACTTCTAGTCCCATCTTCACCAAGCTTCATAAATTCTTCATACAAATTTTCATCAAATGGTTTAAATATTGACTCCCACATCCATTTAATAAATTTTTTAGAAATAAATTGAGACACCATTAGATTTTCACATAACTTACATAAAAATTCTGATTCTCTTAAATCTTCGATGTTTTCTTTCATATATTGTCTATGAATAGATTTTTTCCATATTTTAAATTCTTCAATCTTCATTACTTCTTTATGAGACCGTTCTGAATGAGCTAGACAGAAAATCAATACAAAAATAATATCCTCTAATTTCATAAACATCAAAAGATAGTCTATAGCATTATCATCAAACAAATCTTGGCTATATCCTCCATTCAATAAAATATTTTTACTATGATTAACCCGTTTGTTCATGAGATATACTGGCATGTGCTCATCACTCATCATTTTTGAGAATAAATCAATAAAATTGTTATCTTTATCTTTGCTATCAATAGTCCATGAAAAAAGAATTGAAAAAATATCTGAAAAATACGTGCTATTTTTTCCTTTTTTATCAATCTCATTCAAAACATTCAATAAATCCATCATATCTTTAGGATTTTTCAGCTGATTTAAAAAGTTAATATCCTTTACTCTTTCTATCATTACTAAATATATCCTATAAATACAATAATTCCTTTTTAGATCATCTTGATTTGATTTATGAATTCCAAACGGCAATCTAAAACCATTTATATCTTCATTGCAGATTTGCCAAAAAATATCTTGATAATCTTCACTATCATAAAAGTTATTTTCTATATCATGTAATTTCCATAAATCTATTATTGCAAGATTTACAATTTCTGTAGGCATTACCTTTAAACGATTTAAGATACTCCACTTGTGTATATAATACCAGTAAATAATGTCTAGATTTCTTTTAAGTAAAATAGCATGAACTATATACCTTATTTTTTTATTTTCTTCAGTTTCATAATACTTCTTTATTCTTTTTATTAAAGCGTCTATTTTTTCTGATTCACAATGAAATGCAAGATTATAGAATTTATGTAATTCTTCTTCATTTGAACTAACATCTGTACCCCTATTTATAATGTAATCAATTACTCTTTCAATTTTAAATTGTAAGTCATCCTCTAATCCTACCATTGGTCTTACTATAGTTTTAAAACTAAAAATGTTATTGAATAGGTTTTTAAAAGACTGTTCAATTTCTGCTCTTATTTTTAATTCTTCATATAAATTAGTAGTTTTATATAAATAACTTTGTGAAAAGGTTTTACTTGATAATGCTACTGACTCTATCAAAAGCGCCGTACAATAAGTTGAAATGACCACAAACGCAGAAAGCCAAATCACTTTAATATATTCTATAATTTCATTTACACTCTTGAATACATTATTTAATATTTCGAAATTGAATTTCAACTGTGAACAGATAACAATGATTGGGAAACTAGCGATCAGCCAAAATAGAAGGGTAACCGGGAGTTCATTAAATCTTCTTAACCAGAAATTATCATGAAATTTTATTTTCTTTATATTGTACCCTAAATAGAAATTATCTTTATTATCAATATCAACTGTCTGTCTCTCTAGAAAACTTGATATAAATATCATTATTGAAACTAGACCAACTGACATCAAAAACATATCTTTACCTTCTAATTGAATAGAAACGTTTCCTACTATCAAGAATGATGATAGTAACAATGTTATCCAAATCGCAATATTTTTAATTGGATGTATTACAACTCCAATAATAAAACCAACTAAATTGCCAATTTTTCTTAAACAAAATGATGATACAACTAATAATTTATCAAATAAAATATCCATAATACTTTACTATCCCCCTAAAGAACTATTATATTTGCTACTAATATTAAATGAGCATTCATAAAAAACGAAAACTACTATTTATAAATCTAAGAAACAAGCACCTTTATTATATCATAACAAACATATGTTTTTTGCATTAAATCTACAAACTCATAAAAATGTAACTATTATACTTAGGTTTCAGAAAGAAATAAAATAAGTGCCAGAATTACCTGTCTTAAACTTGTAAAATTACTTTGATATAATGGAAATGGAATAAGCAAATGTAAGAATTTGCCACATTATTTTTAGTGCCTCTATCTCCAATTTTATTAATTGCCTGTTCTAACCAATCAAGTAATTCTTTAGATGGTGAATACTATAGTCAATTGAAACAAGAACAAGACAAAAGAGCCTCTAAAAAAGGTATTACAACTTGGTAATACCTTTTTGAGGTGCTTTGCGATATAAGCCCATGTTTTCTCAATAGGATTGTACTCAGGTGAGTAGGGAGGAAGAGGTAAAATTTTATGCCCAAACTCTTCACATAAGAGCTCTAGCTTACCCATTCTATGGAATCTTGCATTGTCCATAATAATAACTAATGGTGTATTTAATATTGGTAGGAGAAACTTCTGAAACCAAGCTTCAAAAAAGTCGCTCGTCATCGTCTCTTCGTAAGTCATTGGAGCGATTAACTCACTATTTGTTAGACCTACAACCAAAGAAATCCTCTGATACCTTCTTCCATACACTTCACCTCCTATTAACTGATCTTTTAATAAGCGATCGTATTCTCGATAAAAATAAGTATCGAATCCCGTTTCATCAATATAAACAGGTGCTAAGTGCTTTAAACTATTAATTTTTTTGAAAGTTCTATCATTCATTTAGCTACTCAGCATTCCTAAAAAATTAGATGTTCCAATTTACTTTGGGAAAGACAGTGATTTCCTTTGAAAACAGGCGTAAAGTTATTATATTCGTTCGCCAAGGGTAGTCTTAGAATAATTACATTAATTTAGCAACTTTGGATATAGTAGTCTTAAGTATATTCTCTATAAAAGAAAACACAAAAACCCACCCAATGGGCAGGTTCTTTCTGTATTGTTCAGCTAGATTACGCTTTACCTTCTGAACCGAATACGTCGATACGTTCTTCAACTGATGCTTGGATAGCTTTTACACCGTCAGCCAAGAATTTACGTGGGTCGAAGAGTTTCTTCTTGTCGTATTCTGCTTCGTTTGCTTCGTAGTCACGAGCAAATTTACGAGTTGCGTTAGCGAATGCGATTTGGCATTCAGTGTTAACGTTAACTTTCGCAACACCAAGTTTGATAGCTGCTTGGATTTGGTCATCAGGAATACCTGAACCACCGTGCAATACGATTGGGAAGCCTGGAAGAGCTTCTGTCAATTTCTTCAAGTGGTCAAGGTCAAGACCTTCCCAGTTTGCTGGGTATGGACCGTGGATGTTACCGATACCAGCTGCCAAGAAGTCGATACCAGTTGCAACCATTGCTTTAGCGTCTTCGATTGGAGCCAATTCACCTTTACCAATGATACCGTCTTCTTCACCACCGATAGTACCAACTTCAGCTTCTACTGAGATACCTTTAGCGTGTGCTTTTTCAACAACGTCTTTAGCCAATTTAAGGTTTTCTTCAACTGGAAGGTGTGAACCGTCAAACATGATTGAAGTGTAACCAACTTCGATACACTCAAGTGCATCTTCGTAGTGACCGTGGTCAAGGTGGATAGCTACTGGTACAGTGATACCCATTGACTCAACAAGGTTAGCGATCAAGTTGCGAGCAACTTTGTAACCACCCATGTATTTAGCAGCACCCATTGAAGTTTGGATCAAAACTGGAGCTTTTTTAGCTTCTGCTGCACGCAAGATAGCTTGAGTCCACTCAAGGTTGTTTGTGTTAAATCCACCAACTGCATAACCGTTGTCACGAGCTGCTTGGACAAATTTTTCTGCTGAAACGATTGCCATTTGTCAGGCCTCCTATATATTTTTTGGGACATCCCATTTACATTGTTCATTTTATCACTTTTTGATAAAAAAAGCTAGTTTTTCCCATACTTTAGATTGAATTTCTTCCAACTCAACCAATGTAAACCCTTTCTTTCCCTTAGTCTTGAGCGACTTTAGGATAAGACATGAAGAAGGTCAAACGATCATCTTGCATCTCAAAATGATAAGGTAATTTCTCGTGTTCTAATAAACTTTTGACCACAAAGAGTCCCATCCCCGAACCCTTGGCCTTGCGACTAGCATTTTCAGAAAAAGACTTGGCCAATTTTTCTTGTTCTTCAGGACTACAGCTATTCTCGATAAAGAGTTCCCCTTCTCTTTCACCAATTCGGACCAAGCCACCTGGAGTGGAGTGCTTGATAGCATTACTGATGAGATTAGATAGGATTAGTTTCATGACAGATGGGTTTATGTAAGCCTGCTGATGGGTTAGGCTAATGTCTACATGAAGTTCTCTCTCCTTGGCTAGCAAGGCATAATCCTTAACCAGAGTTTGCGTCATCTGAAGGAGGTCAACCTCTTCTTTCTCCTCTCGAATTTCCTGCACAGAAGAGAGAGAAAGTATCTGGAGAACGTGGTGACTGAGGTCGTCCACAATCCCCAAGGCAACTTCAAGATAGTGGTCTCTATCCTTGTAACGACCAATATTTTCTTTCATATTTTCGATTAGGATTTTGAGACTAGCCAGAGGGGTTTTCAGTTCATGAGAGGCCCCTCGTAGGAACTCAACCTTCATCTTCTCCAGCTGGAGAATAGCTTCATTCTTGTCATGCAAGTCCGCAATGACAGTCAAGAGATGCTGGTAAAGGCTATTGATTTGTTCCTTGAGATCACCTATCTCATCCTTAGAATCCACGCGCAACCGTACTTGAGCATCCAGTTCCATCATCCGACGGGTCACCCGCTTGATTTCCAAAATCGGGGCAACAATGGTCCGAGCATAGATGTAGGCCACCAAGAGGGAAATCAGAAAGGATGCCAACAAGGTATAGGGGAGAAATTGGAGACTAATCTGCTCTGCTTCTTTTTGCAAATCCATGGAAGCTAGAAACTGAAGAGTCATAGTGCTACCATCTTGCGTTTTCACCTCGCGCTCCTCGATAAAGAGAGAAGTAGTTTGACGGTCCATATCTAGAGGAAAGCCGTCCTTGACCTCTAACTTGTCCTCGGTCATCTCTCCCTTGACAGCTCCTTTGATATCACTGGTCTGGGAATACAAATCCAACACTTGCTCGATATTTTGCCTATCCTTTCCATCTAGGGACTGAGCAATGGCTGTCGCTTTCTGGCCAATGGTTTCCTGACGGTGGCTCAGATAAGTAGAGGGAAAGAGAAAATAAATGGCTAAATGAAGACAAATAACCAGAACACTAAAAATCGAGAAGGTATAGATAAATATCTTTGTAAATAAACCTGTTCGTTTCATTTTCGCTCCAATTTATAACCAACATTGCGCACAGTGAGGATACAATCCAAGTCTAGCTTTTTCCGCAGTTCCTTGATATAGACATCAATGACACGATCAAAGGGAACCTCATCTGTCGCCTTCCAGACCGCATCGATTATCTGAGAACGGGTCAAGGCCCGGCCTTCATTTTTCACCAGATAGTCCAGAATTTCCAACTCTTTGGCATTGATAGCCACTTCTTGACCTGCGAGGCTTGCACTGTAACTCTCAAAGTCCACCTTGGTATCTTTATAGGAGAAGACTCGTCCTGTATCGTAGTAGCGCTTGAAAATCGCGTCCACCCTTACTTTTAAAAGGGAGAGAGAAAAAGGCTTTTCCAGATAACCGTCTGCTAGAGAAGCAAAAGCACTCATCTTGTATTCTTCATCCTGAAAGGCTGTCAGCATTAAGACAGGAACCTGACTGGTCTTACGAATCTCCGCTAGGACTTCTAAACCATTAAGCTTGGGCATCTGGATATCCAGTAGTACTAGAGCAACTTCATAGCTGGAAAATTTTTCCAGAGCTTCCTGTCCATCTGCTGCCTCAATGGTTTCATAACCACAATCTGTCAAATAGTCACTGATTCCCTCACGAATCATCTCTTCATCTTCTACAATTAAAATTTTCATAGAAAAACCTTTCACATTTCTTTAATTTTCTTTTAAATCATCCCTGTTTCATCCTGAAAGGAAAGGCTTTAGGGAGATGAAATACATAAAAATGCTACCTATATTATACCCCATTTAGGGGAGAATAGGTAGCAAGTTTTTTATTCACTATCGAGCAAGAGCTCTTTTGGTTGTTTTCTGAGGAGATTGCTTGAAGCAAGCGCCATAACGAGAACCACTAGAACCAAGGCAAGGACAAAGACGATGATGAAGTCTGATGTCTGAATGGAAATGTCTAGGCTCGACAATGTCTTGCTAAAGCCATCTACTTCTGCACCACCACCAAGGTTAGAAGCTTGAGCTGCCTTGCTGGCTTGCTTGGCAACACCTGAAGTAACATTGGCAAGGACGGTGTTTCCGATTGCACGAGCTGTATAGTTGGCTAGGAAGTAAGCAGAAACGAGAGCAGGGATAGCAATCAGGATAGATTCAGTGATGAATTGCCCCAAGATACTTGCCTGCTTGAGACCGATAGAGAGGAGAATTCCCACTTCCTTGCGACGGGCGTTGATCCAAAGACTGAGCAAGAGTGCAAGGAGAAGAACTGAGAAGCTCAAGCTACCCCAGAAGAGGAGGTTGGCCATCTTGTACATACCAGAGATGGATTGCTCTAGAGCTGGGTAGTTAGAGGAGCTCTTCACAAGTGTGTAGCTCTTCCAGTTGATACCGCTGATACCATTCAACTCTTTCATGACATCATCCAAGTTCTTGTCCGCTGTTACAAAGAAAGTTGCGTCCCCATAAATAGCTGTGTCTTCTGTATATCCATAAAGTTTTGCAGCAGTGTGAATGTCTGTGATAGCTGTATTTTCATAGAGTTCTTGTGAGTAGGTTACTGCTGACTTATTGTGACCATCAAAGAGTCCCTTGATAGTCACTTCAACTGTTTCCTTAGCCCCTTTTTCATTGTCTGCATCATAGATATTGGAGTCTAGTTTGACCTTATCTCCGACTTTCCAGCCGTGTTTAGCTGCCAAGTCCTTG harbors:
- the vncR gene encoding response regulator transcription factor VncR produces the protein MKILIVEDEEMIREGISDYLTDCGYETIEAADGQEALEKFSSYEVALVLLDIQMPKLNGLEVLAEIRKTSQVPVLMLTAFQDEEYKMSAFASLADGYLEKPFSLSLLKVRVDAIFKRYYDTGRVFSYKDTKVDFESYSASLAGQEVAINAKELEILDYLVKNEGRALTRSQIIDAVWKATDEVPFDRVIDVYIKELRKKLDLDCILTVRNVGYKLERK
- the vex3 gene encoding ABC transporter permease subunit Vex3, producing the protein MLHNAFAYVTRKFFKSIVIFLIILLMTSLSLVGLSIKGATAKASQETFKNITNSFSMQINRRVNQGTPRGSGNIKGEDIKKITENKAIESYVKRINAIGDLTGYDLIETPETKKNLTADRAKRFGSSLMITGVNDSSKEDKFVSGSYKLVEGEHLTNDDKDKILMHKDLAAKHGWKVGDKVKLDSNIYDADNEKGAKETVEVTIKGLFDGHNKSAVTYSQELYENTAITDIHTAAKLYGYTEDTAIYGDATFFVTADKNLDDVMKELNGISGINWKSYTLVKSSSNYPALEQSISGMYKMANLLFWGSLSFSVLLLALLLSLWINARRKEVGILLSIGLKQASILGQFITESILIAIPALVSAYFLANYTARAIGNTVLANVTSGVAKQASKAAQASNLGGGAEVDGFSKTLSSLDISIQTSDFIIVFVLALVLVVLVMALASSNLLRKQPKELLLDSE
- a CDS encoding ABC transporter ATP-binding protein, translated to MAMIEVEHLQKNFVKTVKEPGLKGALRSFIHPEKQTFEAVKDLTFEVPKGQILGFIGANGAGKSTTIKMLTGILKPTSGFCRINGKIPQDNRQDYVKDIGVVFGQRTQLWWDLALQETYTVLKEIYDVPDSLFHKRMDFLNEVLDLKEFIKDPVRTLSLGQRMRADIAASLLHNPKVLFLDEPTIGLDVSVKDNIRRAITQINQEEETTILLTTHDLSDIEQLCDRIFMIDKGQEIFDGTVNQLKETFGKMKTLSFELVPGQSHLVSHYEGLPDMTIDRQGNSLNIEFDSSRYQSADIIKQTLSDFEIRDLKMVDTDIEDIIRRFYRKEL
- the vncS gene encoding sensor histidine kinase VncS, producing MKRTGLFTKIFIYTFSIFSVLVICLHLAIYFLFPSTYLSHRQETIGQKATAIAQSLDGKDRQNIEQVLDLYSQTSDIKGAVKGEMTEDKLEVKDGFPLDMDRQTTSLFIEEREVKTQDGSTMTLQFLASMDLQKEAEQISLQFLPYTLLASFLISLLVAYIYARTIVAPILEIKRVTRRMMELDAQVRLRVDSKDEIGDLKEQINSLYQHLLTVIADLHDKNEAILQLEKMKVEFLRGASHELKTPLASLKILIENMKENIGRYKDRDHYLEVALGIVDDLSHHVLQILSLSSVQEIREEKEEVDLLQMTQTLVKDYALLAKERELHVDISLTHQQAYINPSVMKLILSNLISNAIKHSTPGGLVRIGEREGELFIENSCSPEEQEKLAKSFSENASRKAKGSGMGLFVVKSLLEHEKLPYHFEMQDDRLTFFMSYPKVAQD
- a CDS encoding class II fructose-bisphosphate aldolase translates to MAIVSAEKFVQAARDNGYAVGGFNTNNLEWTQAILRAAEAKKAPVLIQTSMGAAKYMGGYKVARNLIANLVESMGITVPVAIHLDHGHYEDALECIEVGYTSIMFDGSHLPVEENLKLAKDVVEKAHAKGISVEAEVGTIGGEEDGIIGKGELAPIEDAKAMVATGIDFLAAGIGNIHGPYPANWEGLDLDHLKKLTEALPGFPIVLHGGSGIPDDQIQAAIKLGVAKVNVNTECQIAFANATRKFARDYEANEAEYDKKKLFDPRKFLADGVKAIQASVEERIDVFGSEGKA